Part of the Bacillus cabrialesii genome is shown below.
ATTCACATTGTCACCGCATAAAAAAATCCTTGCCTGCACTGCGGCAAAGATTTTTTTATCTTACTTTTTTTCTGACAGCCATTTAGCAATAACAGCGGCTTCCTTATCATCTACAAGCCCCTTTGGCATATTGCCCCGTCCGTTTTTAATAATGCTTTCAATTTTGTGTTCGTCGTATTTGCCTCCAACCTCTTGGAGGTTAGGCCCTGACACACCTTCTAAATCCTTACCGTGGCAGCCAACGCAGCTTTGTTGATATAATTCTTCCCCTTCAGATGCAGAGGCTTCAGTCTTGCTGCCGGTGTCTGTCTTCTCTTCTTTTGCATCGTTTGAACCGCAGGCTGCCAGCAGAATAGAAAGCGCAAATCCAAGCATTAGTATCGATAACTTTGATTTCATGTTGAGAAGCACAACTCCTTTACGATCTCTTCCATATTATAACCTCGTTTAAGCGCGTTTGAAACCCTCGCCCAGTACCTCGCTCGCGTCCGCTACAATCACAAAAGCAGACTCATCAATCTGTTTGACGATTTGTTTCAATTTGGTGAATTCAGTTTGCCCAACCACGCACATTAAAATCGGGCGGTCATCGTCAGTATATCCGCCGACCGCGGAAATTTTCGTCACGCCCCTGTCAATCTTCTGTAAAACGGCTTCCTTGACTGCCTGCTCCTGCTTTGTAATAATGAGCGCCATTTTTGAACGATTAAAGCCTACTTGAACGACATCAATCGTTTTGCTGGACACAAAGACGCCAAGCATGGCATATAAGCCTTGCTCAATATTAAATACGATCATAGCCGTAATGACAATCAATCCGTCAATGATGGCAAGACACGTTCCCAATGACAGACCGGAGTACTTATGAATGATCTGTGCAGCCAAGGCCGTACCTCCCGTCGAACCTTTTCCTAAGTACACAATGCCAATCCCGACTCCGATGCCGACACCGCCAAAAATCGCCGCCAGTAGCTCGTGATGGGTCGCAGGCTGAATATCTCTTGTCAAAAACACAACAAGCGGCAAAAAAACAGAACCCGCAAGCGTCTTAAGCCCAAATTTTCCGCCAAGCAAAATAACACCGGCAATAAATAAAGGAATATTAATAATCCATTGTACATAGGCTGCTTCAAAACCATATGACTGCAAAATCGTGCTGATTCCGCTGACACCGCCGGCGGCTATCTTGTTTGGAAGCAAAAATACATTAAAGGACACGGCTGTAATCGCTGCTCCTATCAGTATGTATACATAATCCTGTAAAATCCGATATGTTTTATTCCTTACGTCCATCATATATCCTCCGTTTCATCCAATGCTCTCCGATAGATTTTAATCCTTCCCTGATCAGATGTAAATAACACCCAAATACAGTGGTAATATGCTAAAGCAGCAGTGAAATCAAGGATATGAAGGAATGAAAAAAACACACCTGCATACATCAGGTGTGTTTTCTGCTTATGAAAGCTTAGAACGCAGGTAGGCATCAATAAATGTATCAATGTCTCCGTCCATTACCGCTTGAACGTTACCCATTTCTGTGTTCGTCCGATGATCTTTTACCATGGAATACGGATGGAATACGTAAGAGCG
Proteins encoded:
- a CDS encoding YitT family protein, which translates into the protein MDVRNKTYRILQDYVYILIGAAITAVSFNVFLLPNKIAAGGVSGISTILQSYGFEAAYVQWIINIPLFIAGVILLGGKFGLKTLAGSVFLPLVVFLTRDIQPATHHELLAAIFGGVGIGVGIGIVYLGKGSTGGTALAAQIIHKYSGLSLGTCLAIIDGLIVITAMIVFNIEQGLYAMLGVFVSSKTIDVVQVGFNRSKMALIITKQEQAVKEAVLQKIDRGVTKISAVGGYTDDDRPILMCVVGQTEFTKLKQIVKQIDESAFVIVADASEVLGEGFKRA
- the cccB gene encoding cytochrome c551; translated protein: MKSKLSILMLGFALSILLAACGSNDAKEEKTDTGSKTEASASEGEELYQQSCVGCHGKDLEGVSGPNLQEVGGKYDEHKIESIIKNGRGNMPKGLVDDKEAAVIAKWLSEKK